One Cellulomonas sp. Y8 DNA segment encodes these proteins:
- the cysS gene encoding cysteine--tRNA ligase, protein MSLRLFDTATREVRDFVPVTPGAVGIYLCGATVQAPPHVGHVRSGVAFDVLVRWLRRTGHDVTLVRNVTDIDDKILAKSAEAGVAWWAWAMQNERAFTAAYDALGVLPPTYEPRATGHVPAMVSLMQRLVDTGHAYVAAEGDVYFDVRSYADYGSLTSQRLDDMAPAPDGAGDDKRDPHDFALWKAAKPGEPETASWDTPFGRGRPGWHLECSAMAQRYLGDTFDIHGGGLDLRFPHHENEQAQSRAAGYGFARYWLHNGWVTQAGAKMSKSLGNGLLVSTLLETVRPAVVRYALTAVQYRSMLEWTPDTLAESEATWDRLAGFVQRATERVGAVEAAELATAELPEGFGAALDDDLNVPAALAVVHEHLRAGNTALAAGDDAAVRAGLVAVRAMLDVLGLDPAGEQWGAAAADDRHAEALDALVRAELDARAAARAARDWATADAIRDRLTAAGVAVEDNATGARWSLAARQTTEDED, encoded by the coding sequence GTGAGCCTGCGCCTGTTCGACACCGCCACCCGCGAGGTGCGCGACTTCGTCCCCGTGACCCCGGGCGCGGTCGGCATCTACCTGTGCGGCGCGACGGTCCAGGCGCCCCCGCACGTGGGCCACGTCCGGTCCGGGGTCGCGTTCGACGTCCTGGTCCGCTGGCTCCGCCGCACCGGGCACGACGTGACCCTGGTCCGGAACGTCACCGACATCGACGACAAGATCCTCGCGAAGTCGGCCGAGGCCGGCGTCGCGTGGTGGGCGTGGGCGATGCAGAACGAGCGCGCGTTCACCGCCGCCTACGACGCGCTCGGCGTGCTGCCGCCCACCTACGAGCCCCGCGCCACCGGTCACGTGCCCGCGATGGTGTCCCTGATGCAGCGCCTGGTCGACACGGGGCACGCCTACGTGGCGGCCGAGGGCGACGTCTACTTCGACGTGCGCTCGTACGCCGACTACGGCTCGCTCACCAGCCAGCGGCTCGACGACATGGCCCCGGCGCCCGACGGCGCGGGGGACGACAAGCGCGACCCGCACGACTTCGCGCTCTGGAAGGCCGCCAAGCCCGGGGAGCCGGAGACGGCCTCCTGGGACACCCCGTTCGGCCGCGGCCGACCGGGCTGGCACCTGGAGTGCTCCGCCATGGCGCAGCGCTACCTGGGCGACACCTTCGACATCCACGGCGGCGGCCTGGACCTGCGGTTCCCGCACCACGAGAACGAGCAGGCCCAGTCCCGCGCCGCGGGGTACGGGTTCGCCCGGTACTGGCTGCACAACGGCTGGGTCACCCAGGCCGGCGCGAAGATGAGCAAGTCGCTCGGCAACGGCCTGCTGGTCAGCACGCTGCTGGAGACCGTGCGCCCGGCGGTGGTGCGGTACGCGCTGACCGCGGTGCAGTACCGGTCGATGCTGGAGTGGACCCCGGACACGCTCGCCGAGTCCGAGGCCACCTGGGACCGGCTCGCCGGCTTCGTGCAGCGCGCCACCGAGCGGGTGGGCGCGGTCGAGGCCGCGGAGCTGGCGACGGCGGAGCTGCCCGAGGGCTTCGGCGCCGCGCTGGACGACGACCTGAACGTGCCGGCGGCGCTCGCCGTCGTCCACGAGCACCTGCGCGCGGGCAACACCGCCCTGGCCGCCGGGGACGACGCCGCCGTGCGCGCGGGCCTCGTGGCCGTGCGCGCCATGCTCGACGTGCTGGGCCTGGACCCGGCCGGCGAGCAGTGGGGCGCGGCCGCGGCCGACGACCGGCACGCCGAGGCGCTCGACGCCCTGGTGCGCGCCGAGCTCGACGCCCGCGCCGCCGCCCGTGCGGCCCGCGACTGGGCCACCGCGGACGCGATCCGCGACCGCCTGACGGCCGCGGGCGTGGCCGTCGAGGACAACGCCACCGGCGCGCGCTGGTCACTCGCCGCGCGCCAGACCACCGAGGACGAGGACTGA
- a CDS encoding LysR family transcriptional regulator, with the protein MDTRHLATLRAVRDRGGVTAAAAALHLTPSAVSQQLRVLARDAGAEVVERSGRGVRLTGAGHALADAAADVAVALERAEAAVDAFRSAPHGLVRVAAFQSGAELLLPGLLRRVAAMDGVRVELGDEDVAQDEFPALAADFDLVVAHRPDAGAEWPAGVDVVPLLREPLDVALPPGHRLAGRATVTPADLADEPWIAVRAGFPVAGVLDAVGAVAGRPLRIVQRFNDFGVVEALVAAGHGVSLLPRHTAGRRGAVLVPLAGVRAGRRVDALVRPDRRARRVVRRVLDALSAEAARFADDREPVATGPERPDR; encoded by the coding sequence ATGGACACCCGCCACCTCGCGACGCTCCGGGCGGTCCGGGACCGTGGCGGCGTGACCGCGGCCGCCGCCGCGCTGCACCTGACCCCCTCCGCGGTGTCCCAGCAGCTGCGCGTGCTCGCCCGGGACGCCGGGGCCGAGGTGGTCGAGCGCTCCGGCCGCGGCGTGCGGCTCACCGGCGCCGGGCACGCGCTGGCCGATGCCGCCGCGGACGTGGCGGTCGCCCTCGAGCGTGCCGAGGCGGCCGTCGACGCGTTCCGGTCCGCCCCGCACGGCCTGGTCCGGGTCGCCGCGTTCCAGTCGGGCGCCGAGCTGCTGCTGCCGGGCCTGCTCCGGCGGGTCGCCGCGATGGACGGGGTGCGGGTCGAGCTCGGGGACGAGGACGTCGCCCAGGACGAGTTCCCCGCGCTGGCCGCCGACTTCGATCTCGTCGTCGCCCACCGCCCGGACGCGGGCGCCGAATGGCCGGCGGGCGTCGACGTCGTCCCGCTGCTGCGCGAGCCGCTCGACGTCGCGCTGCCGCCCGGCCACCGCCTCGCCGGACGTGCGACCGTCACCCCGGCCGACCTCGCCGACGAGCCGTGGATCGCGGTGCGGGCCGGGTTCCCGGTCGCGGGCGTGCTGGACGCCGTCGGCGCGGTGGCGGGGCGGCCGCTGCGGATCGTGCAGCGGTTCAACGACTTCGGCGTCGTCGAGGCGCTGGTGGCCGCGGGGCACGGCGTGAGCCTGCTGCCCCGGCACACCGCGGGGCGCCGCGGCGCGGTGCTGGTGCCGCTCGCCGGAGTCCGCGCGGGCCGGCGGGTGGACGCCCTCGTGCGCCCCGACCGCCGTGCGCGCCGGGTCGTGCGGCGGGTGCTGGACGCCCTGAGCGCGGAGGCCGCCCGGTTCGCCGACGACCGGGAGCCGGTCGCCACCGGCCCGGAGCGCCCCGACCGGTAG
- a CDS encoding EamA family transporter: MPPRDRLLALTVAVLWGLNFPAIHLSLEQFPPFFLVALRFALLAVPTLLLVPRPRVPVRWLLGYGIGFGVLQFAFLYLAMDTGMPTGLASLVLQASAPFTVLLGAAWLRERITARQAVGVAVAICGLGGIAALRAGAGASAGLLPVVLTLCGGLGWAFGNVSSRQARPDSPLRFMLWMSVVPPLPMLALSLVREGPAAIGRSLTTLGTATGAWALAGLAFTVLVATVVGSGIWTALLARHPSGVVAPFSMLVPVVGIAASCAFLGERPSPPELALGAVVVSGVLIATRPAPPTPAVALPATPTRASTPR; this comes from the coding sequence ATGCCACCCCGGGACCGCCTGCTCGCCCTCACCGTCGCCGTGCTCTGGGGGCTGAACTTCCCGGCGATCCACCTGTCGCTCGAGCAGTTCCCGCCGTTCTTCCTGGTGGCCCTCCGGTTCGCGCTGCTCGCCGTGCCGACGCTGCTGCTCGTGCCGCGCCCGCGGGTCCCGGTGCGCTGGCTGCTCGGGTACGGCATCGGGTTCGGGGTGCTGCAGTTCGCGTTCCTCTACCTCGCGATGGACACCGGCATGCCGACAGGGCTGGCGTCCCTGGTGCTGCAGGCCTCGGCCCCGTTCACCGTGCTGCTGGGCGCGGCCTGGCTGCGCGAGCGGATCACCGCGCGGCAGGCGGTCGGCGTGGCGGTCGCGATCTGCGGGCTGGGCGGGATCGCGGCGCTGCGCGCCGGGGCCGGGGCGTCCGCGGGGCTGCTGCCGGTGGTGCTGACGCTGTGCGGCGGGCTCGGCTGGGCGTTCGGCAACGTGTCCAGCCGGCAGGCCCGCCCGGACAGCCCGCTGCGGTTCATGCTGTGGATGTCGGTCGTGCCGCCGCTGCCGATGCTGGCGCTGTCGCTCGTGCGTGAGGGCCCCGCGGCGATCGGCCGCTCGCTCACGACCCTCGGGACCGCGACCGGGGCCTGGGCGCTGGCGGGGCTGGCGTTCACGGTCCTCGTGGCGACCGTCGTCGGCTCGGGGATCTGGACCGCCCTGCTGGCGAGGCACCCGTCGGGCGTGGTGGCCCCGTTCTCGATGCTGGTCCCGGTCGTGGGCATCGCGGCGTCCTGTGCGTTCCTGGGCGAGCGCCCGTCCCCGCCGGAGCTGGCCCTGGGCGCCGTGGTGGTCTCGGGCGTCCTGATCGCCACCCGCCCCGCACCGCCCACGCCCGCCGTCGCTCTCCCGGCCACCCCCACGCGAGCGTCCACGCCGAGATGA